Below is a genomic region from Abyssisolibacter fermentans.
GGTATGTCGAGAATTTAATGAGTATCTTCTAATCAGAAGGATGCAGTAGAGTATTTAATTTTCTATGAATAATCTGGGTTAAGGTTATATAGCTAGAAAAAATGAATAAAGATTATATAACATTACAGACAATGAAATATTTTATGAGAAAATATGAATTAAACGATTGTAAATTTAGGACTATAGACTCAATTAAAAATCTTTACAAATTGAAACACAAATTATTGTTTATACGCATAGATATAATTTTAGGATGTTATATTGATAAAACAAAAAATATGTTTGAACGTATGAATATTTTGAATAATTTTTATTTGATGTTGTTACTTGACAAAATAAAGTTATAACTGTATGATGTTGTAGCAACATATCATAGTCATATCGACAAAATTAAAAGGGGGCAAAGAAATGAATAAAAAAGTTCTAATTGGTATTCTTGCAGTAGTCGTAATAGTAGCTGGTGTTGTTGGTTACTCTATGATGAACAAAGATGTTATAAAAGATCCTGTTAAACATATAATGGCAGGTGCATGGAATGCGAATACACAAAGTAATATTAATGCAGATGTTGCTGTAAAGGTACAGCTTGATGAAAAAATAGCTGTTGAGCAGAATATTTTTGAGCAGTATACAAGTGATTCAGCAGCAATGGCAAAGTATGCTAATACATTGTTAGATAAGCTTGCTTTAATGTATAAGGTTAATGTAATATCTAATGATAGCGAGGATTTATTTAAAATGGATGCTGGTATAGGTTTATACTATAATAAGAAAGCTATACTAGATGGAACATTTTATGCAAAACCTTGGGAAATTGGTTTTGTGATGCCAAAGTTAACTGAGAAAACATTATCATTTGATTTACAACAAGTGCTACAAGATGAGGGAATAGATTTTCCTATAAAAGATATTAATCTAAAAGAGTACTTAGATGTATTAAGTAAAAAAGATGACTTATATAATGAAGTAGCTAAGAATTCTAAAACTTATAGTGATGTTATCTATAATTATTTACAAGGAAAAGTTGAAAAATTAGATAATGATACTATAACTGTAGATGTATATGGAAAAGAGAAAAATGTTAAGGTTACTAAATATAAAGTAAATGTTGAAATTTTAGATATCTATGATGTTTATGCAAAATTAATTGAGGTTGCTAAAGATGATAAAGCAGTTAAAGCACTTGTAAAAGCAAGAATAAATGATTTAGAAAAACTTGTATTAGAAAATAAAGATTATGAAAAATTTGATATAACTGAAAATGAATTCAAAGAAGGTATGAAAGAAATTGAAAATAGTATAGATACTGAATGGGATAAAGCACTAGAAGAATTATTAAAAGAGCTTAAAGAAATTTCTATGCTACCTAAGAATAATGAAGAACTAGAAAAAATGTCAAGCGATATAATAGTTTCTATTGACAATGACAACATGATGAGACAAGTGGAACTTGATATGCAGATTGAAATGGTAAAAGTAAAAGAAATTTTCACAATAAATGCATTTGGTGAAGATGTAAAAGTTGATATAAAAGATGATGCTAATAACAAAATAAATATTATGGATCTAGAAAATAACGAAAGTTTAACTCAAGAGTTAACTAATGAAGTAATTAAAAACCTTGGAGAGATTTTAGGTGGAGAAGCTATAGAAGAAATAGTTAAAGATATAAAAGAAGAATCTAAGATATTACCTAAAGAAGAAAGTGATACAATTATTAATTCTGTAGATATGTATTTTGCTCAAATGAAACTTATGTTACCATTTATGTTACAAGGAATGGGAATGTAGATTTGATAAGTGTTGAAAATATATCTAAGAAAATACGAAATAAAGATATTTTGCAGGATATAAGCTTTAAATTAACAGATGGAGATGTTTTGGGTATTGTCGGTCCTAATGGGACCGGCAAATCCACATTGATATCTATAATATCTACAGTATTAAAACCTTCATCAGGTAAGGTGTCTTATTTTATAGATGATAAATTATGCACAGATAATTTAAAGAGAAACATAGGATATGTACCTCAAGAAGTTGCACTGTATGAAGAACTAACTATAAAAGATAATTTTCTTTTGTTTTCAGCTTCAAGTTCTTCAAATAAAGAAAATATTGATCAAGCAATGTATATAGCTGAAAAATTAAGTTTGGTAGATAACTTAAATACTAAAGTATCTAAATTATCTGGTGGAACAAAAAGAAGAGTAAATATTGGTATTGCTTTAATAACTAATCCTAAATTTATATTGATGGATGAACCTGTTGTAGGTGTTGATTATACGGTTAGAAGAGATATAGAAAGTATAATCAATGAGTTAAGTGGTAGTGGTAAAATTGTAGTTATTACAAGTCATTTAATAGAGTTCTTAGAAAACACATGTAATAAACTGTTGATTATTAAAAATGGAAGACAAGAATATTTTGGAGATTTTAATGATGAAGTTAAATCTAAGATATGAATACAAAAAATTGTACATGTTAATAAAAATGGAGATAAAACGCATTTTTAACCACATTTCAAATGTTGTTTTATTAGCCTTGGTGCTTATCATTTTTGTTAACATGTTTGAATTTTTATACAATAATAAAAATTTCAAACTAGATTCAAAGGTTGCCTTAGCAATAGAAGATAACTCAATTGAAGTAAGTACTTTGATAGGTAATATAACGAACAATAAGCTCAAAGATATTATAGAATTTGAAGATGTTACTTTAGAAGAAGGGTTAGAGCTTCTAAAAGCGAATGAAGTAGTAGCTATTATAAATGTTAAGAAAGGGACTACTGATATATTAAATAATGGACAAAATACATCATTTGACTTATATATAAATGATGAAACAAATATAACTGTAAAGTTCCTTGTAGAGTATATAAATAGTTTAGTTGAGGTTTTAAACGAAGGGCAACATGGAGCAATGGTTTATTGGAACGTAATGAAAGCAAATGGACATAATTTTGATGAGCGATTAGATGAATTAAATAATATTGCCTTAAATTATATGAGCACTTTTCTAATAAGAGGTAGCGTATTTGAAGATTCTGTAGATTTGGATAAATATAGTGGTTCTTTAATAAACTATTATTTTACATCTGCATTAATTCTTATAGCTATTATTCTTACAATATTATATCAGGCTGATATTATAGATGATTTTAACAAAGGTAGAATTACAAGGATATTTTTTAGTGGTTATAAATGGTGGGATATTTATGCTGCCAAGGTTTTAGTAGGTACGTTATTTGTAAGTATTATACTAATGTCTTTTGAAATTCTATTTACTATAATACTAAGAACATTTTCTTATGTAGATGTTTTTAAGACTGCACTTTATGTTGTTGGGATTAATTTGATTATCAATCTAATAGTTATGGTTTTCCATGTATTTGCAGATAACAATATATTTAGGAATATTACAATGTTTACATTTTGGACATGTATGATTTATGCTAGTGGGATTATAATACCACTTACTTCTATGAATAGCGTATTTAAATATATGAGTAAAGTGAATTTTATTACAATAGGACATAATGCTATATTAAATTCACGATTTACTATATTAAAGACTATAGTATTTATTATCTATTTGGTATTATTCATGTTCTTGCTGTATTTAGCTCACAGAAAGAGAGAGTGTGTAAAATGATAAGAATATTAAAATATAAATTTAAGAGCCAGTTGATTAGTAAATCTAATATAATGGCGCTCATACTTATTTCTGTAGCAATTTTAGCTATTTGTAGTGTTTTTAAAGAATGGCATGATAGCAAGACATTATTTGATATTGCTATTATTGACTATGATAATACGGACATGTCAAAAGATCTAATTAATAATATAAAAAACAACAAACAGGTGAATTTAATAGTTGAAGATGATATAGATAAAAGTATGAGACTTTTGAGTAGGGGTAAGTATGATGTTGTATATGAGATAAAAAAAGGCTTCCAGAACAAGCTAGAAAATGGAGAGTTCAGTAATATATTAGTTGCTAATAAGGAAGTGGATTCAACTGCTATAAAGTGGGTAAATGATAGGGTAAGCTTAATAGTGGTGCGTAGTTGGATGTTAAAAGATATTGAAGATAGAATAAAAAAAATAACACCTGATTATAATATGGACGAATTAAGAGATTTATTTTATAATTCTAGGGAGAATAATATACTTGATGTCAAAATTCATTCTGTTAAAAATGTAAATATAGAGAATACATGTGATAATAGCAAACACATTTTTACTATTATTTGGGGAATTACAATTTTATTTATGATTATAAATCGCTGTAAAGGTATTGTAGATGATAATAGTAGAGGGGTTATTAGTAGACTTAGTTTTGCGGGAATAGGCAAATTAAAATACTATAGTGCATATATGATTGCTTCATATATTAATATAATGATTCCGTATACAATAACATATTTAATACTTGGGCATTATCAAAACATCAAACTATTCATTGTAGCATTGGTATCAACTATAGTATATATATGTTGTACATGGATAGTTATGATAATTATTTCAAGATTGTTTACTACTAAGAAGAGTTATATGTTAGCATGTCAGATGTTATTTTTGATGTCAATAATATTAGGTACAGAAATGATTAGCAGTATCTTTAAATTTACCAATGTTTTATCTAAATTCATACCAATGACATGGTATGTTAAATTAGGGATATAATAAAAAGACGGTTGTTTTTGTATCGTCTTTTTATGATTTCAGTATAGATTTAATAATATCTTAAATGTGTAGGCTATTAGAAACATCAATTGATGTGTTATTATGTAATTTAAAAGAATCAAACATATTTATTAGCCAAAGTATAATGCCTAGACTAGTCAATATTCCACCTATTATCGTATACATAAAATTACCCACCTCCTTAGACCAAAAATATAATAACACATTCAACCCAAATTATCTATATAAAATTGAATAATATATAATATATTTTTTCAGGTATTTTATTATAAAAATGATTTGTGTGATTTTTTATAAGCAGAGGAAATTTTTAAATGTTATAAAATCTGGAGAGGCATAATCTTTTTATATATTTAATTTAGAACGAAGGTTTTGTACTTTAAAACTTATATGAGCAAGGCAAGTAATTATAAATTATATACATATTGTTCATACTGAAATCAGTGTAGTTGTTTACAAAATATAGATACAGTGGTATTATTGGTATATCAGTTAATTTTGCTGCTATAAACGTGCAATAATACATATAACAGGAGGGGAAAAATGAATAAAAGCAAGAGTATTTTAAGAGAAATAATTGAATGGATAGCATATTTATTAGGAGTAGTAATAATAGTTGTGTTATTGAATAGTGAAGTATATGGAATAACACAAGTTAAACAATGGTCTATGGAAAATACATTGATACAAAATGATAGATTGTATTTAGATAAAATTAAATATCATTTTTCTGAACCAAAAGCTGGAGATATAATAGTTTTTTTACAAGGTGAAGTAAGAAATGGTTTCAAAGATAGAATTAGTAATGTTATAGAAGACTTAACTATGAAATTTACAAAGAAGGTTAGAAGAAACAGATATGTAAAAAGAGTCATTGCTGTAGCAGGTGATGAGGTAATGATAAAAAATAATAAAGTTTATATTAATGGTGTAGAATTAAATGAACCTTATGTTAAGGGTAGTACATTTGAGGGACGTTTTAAGTTACCTGCTGTTGTACCAGAAGGTAAAGTTTTTGCAATGGGAGATAATAGACAAAGAAGTTCAGATAGTAGAGAATTTGGATTTGTAGATATAAAAAGCATAGAAGGAAAAGCTATATTTAGATTTTGGCCATTAGATAAATTAGGTAAAATTAAATAAATCATGACATAATTGGAGGCATGTAATGCAAGGTAAGACACACATGGGAATAGGAGCAGCAGTAGCATTACTAATAGCGAGAAAACAACCAGGAATCGATACAACAGCTATGATGACTATAGGAGCGGCTGTAGGCGCTTTAATACCAGATTTAGATCATGATAAAAGTAAGATTAGCAATTTACTACCTGTGAAGAATAAGTTATTCAAGAAGCTTTGTTATGTTCTAATAGGAGCAATACTTGTAAGCGCAGGGTATTCGTATAAATTAAAATATTTGTATTTTGGAGCACTGTATATAGCATTGCTAGGTTTTGCACATCATAGAGGTTTTACACATAGCTTATTAGCTTTAGGAATTATTTCAGTTGCAGTTCTTTCACTCAGAGATCATAATCTATGGTTTTACAATGGGTTGGTCATAGGATATGTTTCACATTTAATATCAGATATGTTTACAAAGCGTGGAATTGAATTATTTTTTCCATGTAAAAAAAATATAAGGTTTATAATAACTATGACTACTGGTGGAAAAATTGAAGCAGTGTTGAATTATGCAGTGACCATATTAATAGTGTTTTTAGTTAGTAGGTATATATGATAAATAGGTATTAGAAATGATGAAAGCAATTATACAAAATTAGGATGTTTTAGCTAGTAA
It encodes:
- a CDS encoding ABC transporter ATP-binding protein, yielding MISVENISKKIRNKDILQDISFKLTDGDVLGIVGPNGTGKSTLISIISTVLKPSSGKVSYFIDDKLCTDNLKRNIGYVPQEVALYEELTIKDNFLLFSASSSSNKENIDQAMYIAEKLSLVDNLNTKVSKLSGGTKRRVNIGIALITNPKFILMDEPVVGVDYTVRRDIESIINELSGSGKIVVITSHLIEFLENTCNKLLIIKNGRQEYFGDFNDEVKSKI
- a CDS encoding ABC transporter permease translates to MEIKRIFNHISNVVLLALVLIIFVNMFEFLYNNKNFKLDSKVALAIEDNSIEVSTLIGNITNNKLKDIIEFEDVTLEEGLELLKANEVVAIINVKKGTTDILNNGQNTSFDLYINDETNITVKFLVEYINSLVEVLNEGQHGAMVYWNVMKANGHNFDERLDELNNIALNYMSTFLIRGSVFEDSVDLDKYSGSLINYYFTSALILIAIILTILYQADIIDDFNKGRITRIFFSGYKWWDIYAAKVLVGTLFVSIILMSFEILFTIILRTFSYVDVFKTALYVVGINLIINLIVMVFHVFADNNIFRNITMFTFWTCMIYASGIIIPLTSMNSVFKYMSKVNFITIGHNAILNSRFTILKTIVFIIYLVLFMFLLYLAHRKRECVK
- a CDS encoding ABC transporter permease, yielding MIRILKYKFKSQLISKSNIMALILISVAILAICSVFKEWHDSKTLFDIAIIDYDNTDMSKDLINNIKNNKQVNLIVEDDIDKSMRLLSRGKYDVVYEIKKGFQNKLENGEFSNILVANKEVDSTAIKWVNDRVSLIVVRSWMLKDIEDRIKKITPDYNMDELRDLFYNSRENNILDVKIHSVKNVNIENTCDNSKHIFTIIWGITILFMIINRCKGIVDDNSRGVISRLSFAGIGKLKYYSAYMIASYINIMIPYTITYLILGHYQNIKLFIVALVSTIVYICCTWIVMIIISRLFTTKKSYMLACQMLFLMSIILGTEMISSIFKFTNVLSKFIPMTWYVKLGI
- the lepB gene encoding signal peptidase I translates to MNKSKSILREIIEWIAYLLGVVIIVVLLNSEVYGITQVKQWSMENTLIQNDRLYLDKIKYHFSEPKAGDIIVFLQGEVRNGFKDRISNVIEDLTMKFTKKVRRNRYVKRVIAVAGDEVMIKNNKVYINGVELNEPYVKGSTFEGRFKLPAVVPEGKVFAMGDNRQRSSDSREFGFVDIKSIEGKAIFRFWPLDKLGKIK
- a CDS encoding metal-dependent hydrolase, with the translated sequence MQGKTHMGIGAAVALLIARKQPGIDTTAMMTIGAAVGALIPDLDHDKSKISNLLPVKNKLFKKLCYVLIGAILVSAGYSYKLKYLYFGALYIALLGFAHHRGFTHSLLALGIISVAVLSLRDHNLWFYNGLVIGYVSHLISDMFTKRGIELFFPCKKNIRFIITMTTGGKIEAVLNYAVTILIVFLVSRYI